A genomic segment from Spinacia oleracea cultivar Varoflay chromosome 3, BTI_SOV_V1, whole genome shotgun sequence encodes:
- the LOC110786081 gene encoding cell division cycle 20.2, cofactor of APC complex codes for MNPRSAFQEIGLTRKSSKENLDRFIPNRSAMDFDYAHYMLTEKKGKENPASSSPSKEAYQKQLREVFNMNRTRILAFKNKPPTPVEFMPQEYASVQQSKPVKPRRHIPQTSERTLDAPDLLDDYYLNLLDWGSSNVLAIALGTTVYLWDASTGSTSELVTVDDDKGPVTSVNWAPDGRHIAVGLNDSEVQLWDSASNKQLRTLKGAHRARVGSLAWNNHILTTGSMDGKIVNNDVRIRDHVVETYRGHQQEVCGLKWSASGQQLASGGNDNILHIWDRSMASSNSATQYLHRLEDHTAAVKALAWCPFQGNLLASGGGGGDRCIKFWNTHTGACLNSVDTGSQVCSLMWSKNERELLSSHGFTENQLTLWKYPSMVKMAELTGHTSRVLFMAQSPDGCTVASAAGDETLRFWNVFGTPEVAKPAPKAAPEPFAHVNRIR; via the exons ATGAATCCTAGAAGTGCATTCCAAGAAATCGGCCTTACCAGGAAGAGTTCCAAAGAAAAT TTGGACAGGTTTATTCCCAACAGATCAGCAATGGATTTCGATTACGCACACTACATGCTCACCGAGAAGAAAGGTAAGGAGAACCCAGCTTCCAGCTCACCTTCAAAGGAGGCCTACCAGAAACAGCTGAGGGAGGTATTCAACATGAACAGGACAAGGATTCTTGCATTCAAGAACAAGCCACCTACTCCAGTTGAGTTCATGCCCCAGGAGTATGCTTCTGTTCAGCAATCTAAGCCCGTTAAGCCTCGCCGACACATCCCTCAG ACTTCAGAGCGTACATTGGATGCCCCCGATCTATTGGACGACTACTACTTGAATTTGTTGGATTGGGGTAGCAGCAATGTTCTTGCAATAGCTCTTGGAACCACAGTATACCTTTGGGATGCATCTACTGGATCTACTTCAGAATTGGTAACAGTTGATGATGATAAAGGTCCTGTAACAAGTGTAAACTGGGCTCCTGATGGCCGTCACATTGCTGTTGGCTTGAACGATTCCGAAGTTCAGCTCTGGGATTCGGCATCAAACAAGCAG TTGAGGACATTGAAAGGAGCACACCGAGCTCGAGTTGGATCACTAGCATGGAACAACCACATCCTCACCACTGGATCAATGGACGGAAAGATTGTTAACAACGATGTGAGGATTAGAGACCATGTAGTGGAGACTTACAGAGGACACCAGCAAGAGGTTTGTGGACTAAAATGGTCAGCTTCAGGCCAACAGTTAGCTAGTGGAGGAAATGACAACATCCTTCACATTTGGGATAGATCAATGGCATCTTCAAACTCTGCTACTCAATATCTGCACAGACTCGAGGACCACACCGCCGCAGTAAAAGCCCTAGCTTGGTGCCCCTTCCAAGGTAATTTGTTAGCttctggtggtggtggtggtgatcgATGCATCAAGTTCTGGAACACACATACTGGTGCTTGTTTGAACTCGGTTGATACTGGGTCTCAGGTTTGTTCTCTTATGTGGAGCAAGAATGAGCGTGAGTTGTTGAGTTCTCATGGTTTTACTGAGAATCAGCTTACCTTGTGGAAATACCCATCAATGGTGAAAATGGCTGAGTTAACTGGGCATACATCGAGAGTTCTTTTCATGGCTCAGAGCCCAGATGGTTGCACAGTTGCTTCTGCTGCTGGAGATGAGACATTGAGATTCTGGAATGTGTTTGGTACTCCTGAAGTTGCTAAACCTGCACCAAAAGCTGCTCCTGAGCCATTTGCCCACGTGAATCGCATTCGGTGA